One Harpia harpyja isolate bHarHar1 chromosome 11, bHarHar1 primary haplotype, whole genome shotgun sequence genomic window, AAGCAAGTGTTCAATAAAGACAAAACCTTCCGGCCCAAGCGCAAGTTTGAGCCGGGGACTCAGCGGTTTGAGCTGCACAAGAAGGCTCAAGCCTCGCTCAACGCTGGCCTGGACTTGAAAGTTGCCGTCCAGCTGCCGCCAGGAGAGGAGCAGAACGACTGGGTGGCCGTGCACGTGGTGGACTTCTTCAACCGCATCAACCTGATCTACGGCACCATCAGTGACTATTGCACAGAGCAGTCCTGCCCCGTCATGTCAGGGGGACCCAAGTACGAGTACCGATGGCAGGATGAGCACAAGTACCGGAAACCCACGGCCCTGTCTGCTCCCCAGTACATGAACCTCCTGATGGACTGGATTGAGGTACAGATCAACAACGAGGACATCTTTCCCACTAATGTTGGTGAGTTCAGTTccagtggcgggggggggggggcggggccggtgCAGAGCCTTCTGCTTTGAGCCCTCAGGTCCCATTTCTGTTCCAGCAGATGCTGTTGCACAGGTCACCCTTGCAGCAGAACTATTTCCTTTTGTGCCACTCAGAGGCTGGCAGTGTAGTGAGCTCTTCCGAGCACCCGAGAAACTTCAGAGCTCTTCTGGAGTGCTAAAATACCCAGAGCTGTACCAGATCCCATTTGGAGTCATGGATACCTTGAGGAAAGCCAAGCTGAACCTAAGCAGTGAAAACAAGAGGCTGCTCTTAGAAAAGTCAGTCTCTGACATGACTCTCGAGTAGTTCATGCTGGACGTGGTCTCCTGAAGGACAGCTCTTTTACAGCTGATTGCTAGCTTGGGTTCAACATGCGTGCTCTGCGTCGGCCTGGTGATGGTGGCCACGTTTCCATAATTAGCCTCTTTGTTATTACAGGCTGGCGTTAGCTGACTCTGCCCTTTCTAGCTCGGTGCTTCCTGGCATGCACTCGGCTGTTTGTTGCAGCTGGGTGGGATGCTGACATGTGCATGGAGGGAGGGGCAGTGTTTTATCTATTGCCAGGGTGATGGAAATGAGAGTTTGGCCTAGGACACCTAAATCTGCATATCCAAACGCAGCTTCGTGTACTGGCTTTGGGACAaagattgttgggttttttgtttattttgtgttgAATAAGATGTGAGAACTCAGTATCTAAAGCATTAGGTAAATATGATTGATCCCATTCCGAGCTCCCATCTTCTGGGATGCAAAAGACAAGATGCAGCAgagctccctccctcctgccccggcGTTTATCCCGTCGAAGCTCTGATGGGCTGTAGTTGGCCCCTGTTTGGGACAcgtctgctgcctctgccacacAAGCATCCGCGGGGCTCCTCCACCTGTGCCAAAACGCTGCTTAAACCTGGTGTTGAGCAGGCAGAGGCAAAGAGCAGGGCCATAACCAGCCAGTTCTTCAGacagctgaaacactgaaatCCTCCCCACCCGTTCCTCCTGTCGCCCAAACGACTGCTGTGTTGCCTTTAGTTAGGACTCTTCTGCAGGATTCTCTGGGGACTATAAGCAGGGTGTTTGTTCTGTTCGGGGAGGCAAGACAAGTTTCCGACAGCAGGAGggctgtggtttgtgtttttttaattgttattgttgttttcaGCTCAGCTTTTACCAGATTCCTTGCCCTTAACGCTGACTGAAATGCTGCAGTTCCTGCAGAGCACTGAAAGGGTTTAACTAATCCTCGTTCCTCCAGAAATGATGACCTGTGTGAACTTTAAACTGTAATATTCGACTGAGATGGCTGGTTGGGCAGACTGTTCAGCTGCAGGGCCGTGGCTAAACAAATCCCAAAGAACTGATGCCTTTAAAAAGGACCTTAACATCTTTAATTTTTAACCAAAGACCTAAAGACGTATCAAAATAAGAGATTAACTGTGGGGAGTTAACAGCAGTGACTCTTTCTTTTGGGAAGTTGCTTGGTTGTATCTAGTATTTTGCACTGTTTATATAAACATGCCAAATAGGAGTAGAAGAAAACTGTATCAGACTGAAACAGCTGCTGGGAATCTGCGAGGCTGGTCTCTTGCTTTCAGTCACTAGCAGTGATCGATGGCGTGCAGCACTCTGTCACTTCAGAAATCTGTGCTTTGAAAAATCTAATccgaacagaaagaagaaaggagagaggaactGGAAATTACCAGGGACAGAAGCCCTTTTGTCTGAATCTGTCCATTTTATCAATTTGTTTTAGCCCCAAGGAATCAGTTTTAACTTTGCTGAAAGTTTCTCATGGTCTTGTCTTCCCTCTCAGGTACTCCCTTCCCCAAGAACTTCCTCCCAGTGGTGAAGAAGATTCTCTCCAGGCTTTTCCGAGTCTTTGTCCATGTCTACATCCACCATTTCGACAGGATCACCCAGATGGGGTCGGAAGCCCACGTGAACACCTGCTACAAGCACTTTTACTACTTTGTGAAAGAGTTCAATCTCATAGACACCAAGGAGCTGGAACCACTGGTGAGTCCCTGGGTGGGCTCCGGTTACACGTTGGTCTGTTGTGGTCTGCAGCCGGTGCAGAaggggtgggctgggggtggaGGTGTCCCAGAGGTCTCTGGTACCTTCTCAGAACTGGTTGCCCAAATTGAGGACATCTATTGGCCTTGCAGTTTGACTGTCAGGGAACTGGGAGTCAGGAGGTGCAGGCACAGCTGAGCAGGGTTGTTGGGGCATCGGTTGGGTGAAGTTGACTTGTTCTCCAGCAACTTCCTTGCGTTTCTAGCAGCTGGCTTGCCTTGTTTGCGTGCGTGAGCCTGGCACTGTTAGCCATCCAGGATGTGGATGGCTAAAACCCCCTCCCTGTGCTTACTTCCCATGCTGGAAAGCAAGGACAGCACCACCGCCTTCGCAAGGAGTCTGGAGGATGGCTAATGTGACCTAGACCTAGGAGGTGGTGATGGTGTTTCTAAAGCCGTAAGCAGCAGAGCAGACTTGCAGAGCCGCTGGGCAGTGCCGGTGCCTGGGAATGGGAGTGGTGGGGGGAACACGGACCTGCCCAAACTGGAGCTGTTAGTAACAGTGTCACCGCGTGTCTGAGAAGCGTATTTACGACTAAACAAAGGTGAGGTTTTTTCATCCACACCCTCACCTGGCAATCTGGATCTTCATTCATGGTCCCTTGTCTTGTCTGTCCCTTTGACAGAAGGAAATGACGTCCCGGATGTGCCACTGAGATCAGACCTTGCTCCCACCTCGGCGTCTCTTCTGAGGACTCCGAGTCCCACTCCTGCATTGGAGACATGATCGAAGGGGAGAACAGAGACGTTTT contains:
- the MOB3A gene encoding MOB kinase activator 3A codes for the protein MSHALKQVFNKDKTFRPKRKFEPGTQRFELHKKAQASLNAGLDLKVAVQLPPGEEQNDWVAVHVVDFFNRINLIYGTISDYCTEQSCPVMSGGPKYEYRWQDEHKYRKPTALSAPQYMNLLMDWIEVQINNEDIFPTNVGTPFPKNFLPVVKKILSRLFRVFVHVYIHHFDRITQMGSEAHVNTCYKHFYYFVKEFNLIDTKELEPLKEMTSRMCH